The Sagittula stellata E-37 sequence ATGCGCTCTGACTGGGTTCTGCCGATCTGCAACGGCGGCGAGCGCCTGAAGGACGCCAACGGTGACAAGGCCCATCCGACGCAGAAACCTCAATCGCTGCTGCACCGTGTCATCGTCGGATCGACGAACCCGGGCGACGTTGTGCTGGACCCGTTCTTCGGGACTGGCACGACAGGCGCCGTGGCCAAGATGCTGGGCCGCGACTGGATCGGGATCGAACGCGAAGCGGCCTACCGCGAGGTTGCGCTGAAGCGGCTGGGCGACGTGCGGGCCTTCGACAAGGGCGCGCTTGAGGTCAGCACCTCCAAGCGGGCAGAACCGCGCGTGCCCTTCGGGCAGCTGGTCGAACGCGGCATGCTGCGCCCCGGCGAGATGTTGATCAACGGCCGCGGCCAGATGGCCAAGGTGCGCGCCGACGGCACGCTGGTGGGCGACGGTGTCACCGGTTCCATCCACCAGGTCGGCGCAAAGCTGGAAGGCGCGCCGTCCTGCAACGGCTGGACCTACTGGCACTTCCGTCGCGACGGCAAGACGGTGCCGATCGACGTTCTGCGTCAGCAGATCCGGTCGGAGATGTAAGACACCCCTGAGGGGTCCCGAGAATTCAAGAACACCGCCGGTGCACTGTGGGCTGCCACAGGCACTGACTTGCCCCGTCTGCCCTGCAGACGGGGCTTTTTTCGCCAGCAGGACAGGCTATCCTTGAGTGCGGAAAGGGAGGGCTTCCGATGCGGGTGAGAGCGGACTTCACGCAGGACGAGGTGGTGCGTCCACAGGACTACGAATGGCGCTCGTCCCCGGCGAGCGGTGTGGACCGGATGATGCTGGACCGGATCGGCGAAGAGGTCGCGCGCGCAACCACCATCGTGCGCTTCGCCCCGAACAGCGCATTCGACCCTCACACGCACGGCGGCGGAGAGGAATACCTCGTGCTGGAGGGCGTGTTCTCGGACGAGTTCGGCGACTATCCGGCGGGCACCTACGTGCGCAATCCCATCGGGACGCGGCACACACCACGGATCGGTCCCGAAGGTGCGACGATCCTTGTGAAACTGTGTCAGTTCGACAAGGAGGACACCGAACAGAAAGTCATCGACACACGCAGGACGCAGTTCCGGCCGGGCGTGGCGCCGGGGCTGACGGAACTCCTTTTGCACGAGGTGCCGGGCGAACGTGTCCGCATGGTCCGGTTCGCTCCGGGCGCATGGCTGGAGCGGGCGGACCACAGGTCATCCGAAGAGATTTTTGTGGTCGAGGGCACGCTTGACGACGAGTCCGGCCGTTATCCCGCCGGAAGCTGGCTGCGCAGCCCGGGCGGCGCGGGAAACCGAATGGGATCGCGGGACGGCTGCCTGCTTTACGTCAAGACCGGCCATCTTCCGGTCTGACACCATCGCGCAGGGTGGCGCATAGCCCCACCCTACAAGCCATCGCCACATTCCGTAGGGCGGGGCTTTGCGCCGCCCCGTCCCGGCATCTGCTCGCGGGGCCTTTTCGTCGTGTGGCACAGGGCCTAATCCTTGTCGGCATGGACATACGTGCAATACTCATGGGGCTGGCCTTTGCGGCGATGTGGTCCTCGGCCTTCACATCCGCCCGGATCATCGTCGCCGCGGCCCCTCCGCTCACCGCGCTGGCCCTGCGTTTCCTGATCTCCGGCCTGATCGCGGTCGGGATCGCGTTGTTCCTGCGGCAAAGCTGGCGGCTGTCGGCGGCACAATGGCGCGCGACCATCGTTTTCGGCATCTGCCAGAACGCGGTGTATCTTGGGCTCAACTTCGTCGCCGTACAGACAATCGAAGCGTCGCTTGCCGCAATCATCGCATCGACCATGCCGCTGCTCGTGGCGCTTGCAGGGTGGTTGTTTCTTGGGGAAAAACCGGCACGACAGGCGGTTGTGGGGCTGGTGGCCGGAGTGGTCGGCGTGGTGATCATCATGGGGGCGCGGTTCGGCGGGGGGCTCGACCTCTTCGGCGTGACGCTTTGCGTCCTGGGGGTATTGGCCCTGACAACGGCAACCATGTTCCTGAGGGGCGCGACTTCGGGCGGGAACTTCATGATGGTCGTGGGGTTGCAGATGCTGATCGGCAGCGCGGCGCTCTGGGTACCGGCTCTGGCACTTGAGACGCCGGAGGTCACGTGGTCCCCCAGTCTGATCGCCGCTTTCGCCTACACGACGCTGGTGCCCGGTCTTGCGGCCACCTTCGTCTGGGTGCTGCTGGTCAACCGCATCGGGGCCGTCCGGGCGTCGACCTTCCATTTCCTGAACCCCTTCCTCGGCGTGGCGATCGCAGCCGCGCTCCTGGGAGAGAGGCTGCGCCTGCTGGACCTGATCGGCGTGGCGGTGATCGCCTGTGGCGTCCTTCTGGTGCAGCTTGCGAAACTGCCGGCAACCGCTGCGGGTGTCGCGCGCGACGGGTAAAAAACCTCTGAAAGTCTCGTTACTTTTCCGGTAGGCGACGAGGCTTTGTTTACCGCCTCCGCCTAGTGTCAGCACCGAGTTCTTTCGGGCCCCCCCATGCTCGCCTTTCGAGAAACGAGGAATGACATGAGTAAGTTTTCCATCCGGATTCAGGTTATGTCCCTCGCCGCCGCCTTCCTGACGGCATTGCTGGTTCTGTCCCTGGTATCCTGGAAAATGAACGATCGGACCGCCGCCGAGTTCTATCGCTTTGAAAAGGCAGTGCAGAAAGTCGAGGTGCTGCACGCGATAAAGGAACATGTCGAGCAAGGGGCAGGCGACCTTCTCGCGTTCGTCGCGGGGCGTCAGGACGCGGGTGACAGCCTTGGCAAGAACCTTGACGAGATGCGTGCGAGGATTGCCGAGGCAACCGTCATTTTTCAAAACGATCCTTCGGCTCAGGAGGAATTGGCCTCCATCGGAAAGCTTGTCGAAAAATTCTCTGCGCATGTCGACAAGCTGGCAGAGCAGACACAGGCAGAGCGGCAAGTGAGTGTGTGGAGCGGTCCGCTGCTGTTCGTTGCCGCCATCCGGGAACGCGTGAACACCATGCAGGAAGAGGCAAGCGCAGATTTCGGCGCGATCACGCAGAAGGCCTATGGCGGCATCGACGATGCCAGGCTTCACTTGCTTGGCGCAAACGCCTTTGTCGTGGCGTCTGCAATCGGATTGGCTTTGCTGTTTGGTCAGTTGTTGTCCGCACCTGTGCGACACGCGGCGGGCGCAGCCCGCAAGCTGGAATCCGAAGACTATGAAAGCCAGATCGAAGGGTTGGAGCGGCGGGATGAAATCGGAGCGATTGCGCAGGGACTTGAAGGTTTGCGGAACAAGCTCCGGGATGCAAAGGAAATGGAACTCCAGCAGAAAACGGACAACAACCGCAGGGTCGATCTGTTCCAGACCCTCGGGATCGCCATGAGTCGCCTGCGTGGCGGAAAACTGGACGCCCGGATCGATGCCGAAGAGTGGCGTGACCTTGGCGAAGGTTACCTGCAGTTGTGTCGCGACTTCAATGACCTGGCAGGCGCTTTGGACACGCTTGTCTCTTCGTTGCACATGAGTGCAGCCACGGTCCAAACCAATGCCGGTGAGTTGTCGGGCATGTCCGATGAGATGTCGCGCCGTGCCGAGATCCAGGCAGCCACGCTAGAGCAATCCGCTGCCGCGCTGGACGCTCTGTCGGGCGGCGTGAAATCGGCCGCGGACAAGGCGCAAGTCGCCGACGAAAAGGTCATCGAGGGCAGGCGGCGTGCAGAGCAGGGCGGCGAGGTCATGGCCCGTGCCCTCCAGGCCATGAGCTCTATCGCCAAGAGTTCGGAGCAGATCAGCAAAATCATCACAGTGATCGACGACATCGCCTTCCAGACCAACCTGCTTGCCCTCAACGCCGGGGTCGAGGCGGCGCGCGCGGGCGAGTCGGGCAAGGGCTTCTCCGTGGTCGCTTCCGAGGTTCGGGGACTGGCGCAGCGGGCGTCTGCCTCGGCGGGCGAGATCAAGGAACTCGTCCTGAACAGCGTAGATCAGGTCGAGGATGGTGAACGGCTCGTGCAGGAAACCAGCCAGACCCTGTCGCATATCGTCGAGAGCGTGTCGGAGGTTTCGGGGCTTGTGTCCGCCATCGCGCGCATGGCGCGCGAGCAGGCGGGCGGTGTACAAGAGATCAATGTGGGTATCGCCGAACTGGACAAGGTGACTCAGCACAACGCCGCAATGGTCAACCAGACCAGCGCATCGAGCCAGCAGTTGACGGTTGAGGCGACACGTTTGTCCAACCTACTGGCGCAATTCACCGGCGGCACGGAGGTTGCCGCGCCCACCTCGGTCGCGGCGGGCGTGCCAGAGTTGTTCGGAATGGATTTCGCGGTGGAGACACCTCCGCACGACGGGGCGTCCGACCTGACCAAGGAGACGGACGGAGGCTTCGATCACACGAGCGCCGATCCGGACATGTCACCTGCGGAGAACACCCAAGGCGGCGTACTCAACGACCGCAAGTCGCTGGGCGAATACACCACGGAAACAGCCGGTGACGATGGCGTCCGCTACGGCGAGCAGAACGAGCGCTTGCTGCACGGCAGCTGGGATGGAGAGGCCGTCGATCCCCGCCCGGTCGAAGTGGAAGAGGAAAAGCTTGCCATCAACGCCCCCGCCGCGTCTCGGTTTACGGCAGCGAAAGGGAGCACGTCGGCCCCTGCAGCCCCGGTCACCTGGGACGAGTTCTGAGGCGACCGATCAGCCGCCGATGCGTCCGCCCGCGTCGCCGATCTGGCCGCGGTGGAGCAGCAGGTGGTCGAGAAGGACACAGGCCATCATGGCTTCGCCCACCGGGACCGCGCGAATGCCGACGCAGGGATCGTGCCGGCCCTTGGTGACGATCTCCGTCTGTTCGCCGGACAGGGTAATCGTCTTGCGGGGCGTCAGAATGGACGAGGTCGGCTTGACCGCGAAGCGTACAACGACATCCTGTCCGGTAGAGATGCCGCCAAGGATGCCGCCCGCGTGGTTGGAACTGTAACGCGGGCCGTCGTTCGACATGAAGATCTCGTCCGCGTTCTGCGAGCCGGTCAGTGCTGCCGCCGCCATGCCTTCGCCGATCTCCACGCCCTTGACCGCGTTGATCGACATCATCGCGGCGGCAAGATCGGTGTCGAGCTTGCCGTAGACCGGCGCTCCGAGGCCGGCGGGCACACCACGCGCCACGACTTCGATCACCGCACCCACGCTGTCGCCGGACTTGCGCAGGTCGTCCAGATAGCCCGCCCAGTCATCCGCTGTCTCGGCGTCCGGGCACCAGAAGGGGTTCTGGTCGATTTGCGCGTCGTCATAGCGGGCGGGATCGGCCTTGCGCGGGCCCATCTGCACCATGTAGCCGCGGATCTCCAGGCCCGGCGCCAATGCATTCAGCGCCGCGCGCGCCAGGCCGCCCGCCGCGACGCGCGCCGCCGTCTCGCGCGCCGAAGACCGCCCGCCGCCGCGGTAGTCGCGGATACCGTACTTCTGGAAAT is a genomic window containing:
- a CDS encoding site-specific DNA-methyltransferase, producing the protein MTTMTRAKSAAALPINQILDGDCIQVMNSLPEASVDLIFADPPYNLQLKGELHRPDNSRVDAVDDHWDQFSNFAAYDAFTQDWLRAARRLLKPDGAIWVIGSYHNIFRVGAALQDAGFWILNDVIWRKANPMPNFRGKRFTNAHETMIWASKSEGAKYTFNYEALKSLNEGIQMRSDWVLPICNGGERLKDANGDKAHPTQKPQSLLHRVIVGSTNPGDVVLDPFFGTGTTGAVAKMLGRDWIGIEREAAYREVALKRLGDVRAFDKGALEVSTSKRAEPRVPFGQLVERGMLRPGEMLINGRGQMAKVRADGTLVGDGVTGSIHQVGAKLEGAPSCNGWTYWHFRRDGKTVPIDVLRQQIRSEM
- a CDS encoding cupin domain-containing protein, translating into MRVRADFTQDEVVRPQDYEWRSSPASGVDRMMLDRIGEEVARATTIVRFAPNSAFDPHTHGGGEEYLVLEGVFSDEFGDYPAGTYVRNPIGTRHTPRIGPEGATILVKLCQFDKEDTEQKVIDTRRTQFRPGVAPGLTELLLHEVPGERVRMVRFAPGAWLERADHRSSEEIFVVEGTLDDESGRYPAGSWLRSPGGAGNRMGSRDGCLLYVKTGHLPV
- a CDS encoding DMT family transporter, which encodes MDIRAILMGLAFAAMWSSAFTSARIIVAAAPPLTALALRFLISGLIAVGIALFLRQSWRLSAAQWRATIVFGICQNAVYLGLNFVAVQTIEASLAAIIASTMPLLVALAGWLFLGEKPARQAVVGLVAGVVGVVIIMGARFGGGLDLFGVTLCVLGVLALTTATMFLRGATSGGNFMMVVGLQMLIGSAALWVPALALETPEVTWSPSLIAAFAYTTLVPGLAATFVWVLLVNRIGAVRASTFHFLNPFLGVAIAAALLGERLRLLDLIGVAVIACGVLLVQLAKLPATAAGVARDG
- a CDS encoding methyl-accepting chemotaxis protein, encoding MSKFSIRIQVMSLAAAFLTALLVLSLVSWKMNDRTAAEFYRFEKAVQKVEVLHAIKEHVEQGAGDLLAFVAGRQDAGDSLGKNLDEMRARIAEATVIFQNDPSAQEELASIGKLVEKFSAHVDKLAEQTQAERQVSVWSGPLLFVAAIRERVNTMQEEASADFGAITQKAYGGIDDARLHLLGANAFVVASAIGLALLFGQLLSAPVRHAAGAARKLESEDYESQIEGLERRDEIGAIAQGLEGLRNKLRDAKEMELQQKTDNNRRVDLFQTLGIAMSRLRGGKLDARIDAEEWRDLGEGYLQLCRDFNDLAGALDTLVSSLHMSAATVQTNAGELSGMSDEMSRRAEIQAATLEQSAAALDALSGGVKSAADKAQVADEKVIEGRRRAEQGGEVMARALQAMSSIAKSSEQISKIITVIDDIAFQTNLLALNAGVEAARAGESGKGFSVVASEVRGLAQRASASAGEIKELVLNSVDQVEDGERLVQETSQTLSHIVESVSEVSGLVSAIARMAREQAGGVQEINVGIAELDKVTQHNAAMVNQTSASSQQLTVEATRLSNLLAQFTGGTEVAAPTSVAAGVPELFGMDFAVETPPHDGASDLTKETDGGFDHTSADPDMSPAENTQGGVLNDRKSLGEYTTETAGDDGVRYGEQNERLLHGSWDGEAVDPRPVEVEEEKLAINAPAASRFTAAKGSTSAPAAPVTWDEF
- the aroC gene encoding chorismate synthase, coding for MSLNTFGHIFRVTTWGESHGPALGATVDGVPPGVEVDEAQLQHWLDKRKPGQNKYTTQRREPDAVRILSGTFEGRTTGTPVQLLIENTDQRSKDYGDITQKFRPGHADITYFQKYGIRDYRGGGRSSARETAARVAAGGLARAALNALAPGLEIRGYMVQMGPRKADPARYDDAQIDQNPFWCPDAETADDWAGYLDDLRKSGDSVGAVIEVVARGVPAGLGAPVYGKLDTDLAAAMMSINAVKGVEIGEGMAAAALTGSQNADEIFMSNDGPRYSSNHAGGILGGISTGQDVVVRFAVKPTSSILTPRKTITLSGEQTEIVTKGRHDPCVGIRAVPVGEAMMACVLLDHLLLHRGQIGDAGGRIGG